The Homo sapiens chromosome 6 genomic scaffold, GRCh38.p14 alternate locus group ALT_REF_LOCI_7 HSCHR6_MHC_SSTO_CTG1 genome includes a region encoding these proteins:
- the MPIG6B gene encoding megakaryocyte and platelet inhibitory receptor G6b isoform X20: protein MERVDTEGGTPSFLLQLIQGLGRQDLVTQGPRVEEPASLDGRPGDRVNLSCGGVSHPIRWVWAPSFPACKGLSKGRRPILWASSSGTPTVPPLQPFVGRLRSLDSGIRRLELLLSAGDSGTFFCKGRHEDESRTVLHVLGDRTYCKAPGPTHGSVYPQLLIPLLGAGLVLGLGALGLVWWLHRRLPPQPIRPLPRFAPLVKTEPQRPVKEEEPKIPGDLDQEPSLLYADLDHLALSRPRRLSTADPADASTIYAVVV from the exons ATGGAGAGGGTGGATACAGAAGGTGGCACCCCAAGTTTCCTGCTTCAGTTAATTCAAGGTTTGGGCAGGCAAGATTTGGTGACGCAGGGTCCGAGGGTGGAAGAGCCTG CTTCTCTGGACGGCCGCCCTGGGGACCGGGTGAATCTCTCCTGCGGAGGAGTCTCTCATCCCATCCGCTGGGTCTGGGCACCCAGCTTCCCGGCCTGCAAGGGCCTGTCCAAAGGACGCCGACCGATCCTGTGGGCCTCTTCGAGCGGGACCCCCACCGTGCCTCCCCTCCAGCCTTTCGTCGGCCGCCTACGCTCCCTGGACTCTGGTATCCGGCGGCTGGAGCTCCTCTTGAGCGCGGGGGACTCGGGCACTTTTTTCTGCAAGGGCCGCCACGAGGACGAGAGCCGTACAGTGCTTCACGTGCTGGGGGACAGGACCTATTGCAAGGCCCCCGGGCCTACCCATG GGTCCGTGTATCCCCAGCTCCTGATCCCGCTGCTGGGCGCTGGGTTGGTGCTCGGACTGGGAGCTTTGGGCCTGGTCTGGTGGCTGCACAG gcgcctgcccccgCAACCGATTCGACCACTCCCTAGATTTG CTCCACTTGTGAAAACCGAGCCCCAGAGGCCAGTAAAGGAGGAAGAGCCCAAGATTCCAGGGGACCTGGACCAGGAACCG agCCTGCTCTATGCGGATCTGGACCATCTAGCCCTCAGCAGGCCCCGCCGGCTGTCCACAGCGGACCCTGCTGATGCCTCCACCATCTATGCAGTTGTAGTTTGA
- the MPIG6B gene encoding megakaryocyte and platelet inhibitory receptor G6b isoform X1, with the protein MERVDTEGGTPSFLLQLIQGLGRQDLVTQGPRVEEPASLDGRPGDRVNLSCGGVSHPIRWVWAPSFPACKGLSKGRRPILWASSSGTPTVPPLQPFVGRLRSLDSGIRRLELLLSAGDSGTFFCKGRHEDESRTVLHVLGDRTYCKAPGPTHGACPRNRFDHSLDLLHL; encoded by the exons ATGGAGAGGGTGGATACAGAAGGTGGCACCCCAAGTTTCCTGCTTCAGTTAATTCAAGGTTTGGGCAGGCAAGATTTGGTGACGCAGGGTCCGAGGGTGGAAGAGCCTG CTTCTCTGGACGGCCGCCCTGGGGACCGGGTGAATCTCTCCTGCGGAGGAGTCTCTCATCCCATCCGCTGGGTCTGGGCACCCAGCTTCCCGGCCTGCAAGGGCCTGTCCAAAGGACGCCGACCGATCCTGTGGGCCTCTTCGAGCGGGACCCCCACCGTGCCTCCCCTCCAGCCTTTCGTCGGCCGCCTACGCTCCCTGGACTCTGGTATCCGGCGGCTGGAGCTCCTCTTGAGCGCGGGGGACTCGGGCACTTTTTTCTGCAAGGGCCGCCACGAGGACGAGAGCCGTACAGTGCTTCACGTGCTGGGGGACAGGACCTATTGCAAGGCCCCCGGGCCTACCCATG gcgcctgcccccgCAACCGATTCGACCACTCCCTAGATTTG CTCCACTTGTGA
- the MPIG6B gene encoding megakaryocyte and platelet inhibitory receptor G6b isoform X23, whose translation MERVDTEGGTPSFLLQLIQGLGRQDLVTQGPRVEEPASLDGRPGDRVNLSCGGVSHPIRWVWAPSFPACKGLSKGRRPILWASSSGTPTVPPLQPFVGRLRSLDSGIRRLELLLSAGDSGTFFCKGRHEDESRTVLHVLGDRTYCKAPGPTHGACPRNRFDHSLDLLCPPHIAPLVKTEPQRPVKEEEPKIPGDLDQEPSLLYADLDHLALSRPRRLSTADPADASTIYAVVV comes from the exons ATGGAGAGGGTGGATACAGAAGGTGGCACCCCAAGTTTCCTGCTTCAGTTAATTCAAGGTTTGGGCAGGCAAGATTTGGTGACGCAGGGTCCGAGGGTGGAAGAGCCTG CTTCTCTGGACGGCCGCCCTGGGGACCGGGTGAATCTCTCCTGCGGAGGAGTCTCTCATCCCATCCGCTGGGTCTGGGCACCCAGCTTCCCGGCCTGCAAGGGCCTGTCCAAAGGACGCCGACCGATCCTGTGGGCCTCTTCGAGCGGGACCCCCACCGTGCCTCCCCTCCAGCCTTTCGTCGGCCGCCTACGCTCCCTGGACTCTGGTATCCGGCGGCTGGAGCTCCTCTTGAGCGCGGGGGACTCGGGCACTTTTTTCTGCAAGGGCCGCCACGAGGACGAGAGCCGTACAGTGCTTCACGTGCTGGGGGACAGGACCTATTGCAAGGCCCCCGGGCCTACCCATG gcgcctgcccccgCAACCGATTCGACCACTCCCTAGATTTG CTCTGTCCCCCCCACATAGCTCCACTTGTGAAAACCGAGCCCCAGAGGCCAGTAAAGGAGGAAGAGCCCAAGATTCCAGGGGACCTGGACCAGGAACCG agCCTGCTCTATGCGGATCTGGACCATCTAGCCCTCAGCAGGCCCCGCCGGCTGTCCACAGCGGACCCTGCTGATGCCTCCACCATCTATGCAGTTGTAGTTTGA
- the MPIG6B gene encoding megakaryocyte and platelet inhibitory receptor G6b isoform X21, translating into MERVDTEGGTPSFLLQLIQGLGRQDLVTQGPRVEEPASLDGRPGDRVNLSCGGVSHPIRWVWAPSFPACKGLSKGRRPILWASSSGTPTVPPLQPFVGRLRSLDSGIRRLELLLSAGDSGTFFCKGRHEDESRTVLHVLGDRTYCKAPGPTHGSVYPQLLIPLLGAGLVLGLGALGLVWWLHRRLPPQPIRPLPRFALSPPHSSTCENRAPEASKGGRAQDSRGPGPGTEPALCGSGPSSPQQAPPAVHSGPC; encoded by the exons ATGGAGAGGGTGGATACAGAAGGTGGCACCCCAAGTTTCCTGCTTCAGTTAATTCAAGGTTTGGGCAGGCAAGATTTGGTGACGCAGGGTCCGAGGGTGGAAGAGCCTG CTTCTCTGGACGGCCGCCCTGGGGACCGGGTGAATCTCTCCTGCGGAGGAGTCTCTCATCCCATCCGCTGGGTCTGGGCACCCAGCTTCCCGGCCTGCAAGGGCCTGTCCAAAGGACGCCGACCGATCCTGTGGGCCTCTTCGAGCGGGACCCCCACCGTGCCTCCCCTCCAGCCTTTCGTCGGCCGCCTACGCTCCCTGGACTCTGGTATCCGGCGGCTGGAGCTCCTCTTGAGCGCGGGGGACTCGGGCACTTTTTTCTGCAAGGGCCGCCACGAGGACGAGAGCCGTACAGTGCTTCACGTGCTGGGGGACAGGACCTATTGCAAGGCCCCCGGGCCTACCCATG GGTCCGTGTATCCCCAGCTCCTGATCCCGCTGCTGGGCGCTGGGTTGGTGCTCGGACTGGGAGCTTTGGGCCTGGTCTGGTGGCTGCACAG gcgcctgcccccgCAACCGATTCGACCACTCCCTAGATTTG CTCTGTCCCCCCCACATAGCTCCACTTGTGAAAACCGAGCCCCAGAGGCCAGTAAAGGAGGAAGAGCCCAAGATTCCAGGGGACCTGGACCAGGAACCG agCCTGCTCTATGCGGATCTGGACCATCTAGCCCTCAGCAGGCCCCGCCGGCTGTCCACAGCGGACCCTGCTGA
- the MPIG6B gene encoding megakaryocyte and platelet inhibitory receptor G6b isoform X19, giving the protein MERVDTEGGTPSFLLQLIQGLGRQDLVTQGPRVEEPASLDGRPGDRVNLSCGGVSHPIRWVWAPSFPACKGLSKGRRPILWASSSGTPTVPPLQPFVGRLRSLDSGIRRLELLLSAGDSGTFFCKGRHEDESRTVLHVLGDRTYCKAPGPTHGACPRNRFDHSLDLVRLIPPHFLSPTCPLPTPQFLSLSPCWEQTRWSPSLHPSALSPPHSSTCENRAPEASKGGRAQDSRGPGPGTEPALCGSGPSSPQQAPPAVHSGPC; this is encoded by the exons ATGGAGAGGGTGGATACAGAAGGTGGCACCCCAAGTTTCCTGCTTCAGTTAATTCAAGGTTTGGGCAGGCAAGATTTGGTGACGCAGGGTCCGAGGGTGGAAGAGCCTG CTTCTCTGGACGGCCGCCCTGGGGACCGGGTGAATCTCTCCTGCGGAGGAGTCTCTCATCCCATCCGCTGGGTCTGGGCACCCAGCTTCCCGGCCTGCAAGGGCCTGTCCAAAGGACGCCGACCGATCCTGTGGGCCTCTTCGAGCGGGACCCCCACCGTGCCTCCCCTCCAGCCTTTCGTCGGCCGCCTACGCTCCCTGGACTCTGGTATCCGGCGGCTGGAGCTCCTCTTGAGCGCGGGGGACTCGGGCACTTTTTTCTGCAAGGGCCGCCACGAGGACGAGAGCCGTACAGTGCTTCACGTGCTGGGGGACAGGACCTATTGCAAGGCCCCCGGGCCTACCCATG gcgcctgcccccgCAACCGATTCGACCACTCCCTAGATTTGGTGAGACTAATTCCaccccattttctttctcctacatgcccactccccacccctcaaTTCCTGAGTCTGAGCCCTTGCTGGGAGCAGACACGTTGGTCACCTTCTCTCCATCCTTCAGCTCTGTCCCCCCCACATAGCTCCACTTGTGAAAACCGAGCCCCAGAGGCCAGTAAAGGAGGAAGAGCCCAAGATTCCAGGGGACCTGGACCAGGAACCG agCCTGCTCTATGCGGATCTGGACCATCTAGCCCTCAGCAGGCCCCGCCGGCTGTCCACAGCGGACCCTGCTGA
- the MPIG6B gene encoding megakaryocyte and platelet inhibitory receptor G6b isoform G6b-G precursor (isoform G6b-G precursor is encoded by transcript variant 7), with protein sequence MAVFLQLLPLLLSRAQGNPGASLDGRPGDRVNLSCGGVSHPIRWVWAPSFPACKGLSKGRRPILWASSSGTPTVPPLQPFVGRLRSLDSGIRRLELLLSAGDSGTFFCKGRHEDESRTVLHVLGDRTYCKAPGPTHGSVYPQLLIPLLGAGLVLGLGALGLVWWLHRRLPPQPIRPLPRFALSPPHSSTCENRAPEASKGGRAQDSRGPGPGTGKGMGMGRG encoded by the exons ATGGCTGTGTTTCTGCAGCTGCTACCGCTGCTGCTCTCGAGGGCCCAAGGGAACCCTGGGG CTTCTCTGGACGGCCGCCCTGGGGACCGGGTGAATCTCTCCTGCGGAGGAGTCTCTCATCCCATCCGCTGGGTCTGGGCACCCAGCTTCCCGGCCTGCAAGGGCCTGTCCAAAGGACGCCGACCGATCCTGTGGGCCTCTTCGAGCGGGACCCCCACCGTGCCTCCCCTCCAGCCTTTCGTCGGCCGCCTACGCTCCCTGGACTCTGGTATCCGGCGGCTGGAGCTCCTCTTGAGCGCGGGGGACTCGGGCACTTTTTTCTGCAAGGGCCGCCACGAGGACGAGAGCCGTACAGTGCTTCACGTGCTGGGGGACAGGACCTATTGCAAGGCCCCCGGGCCTACCCATG GGTCCGTGTATCCCCAGCTCCTGATCCCGCTGCTGGGCGCTGGGTTGGTGCTCGGACTGGGAGCTTTGGGCCTGGTCTGGTGGCTGCACAG gcgcctgcccccgCAACCGATTCGACCACTCCCTAGATTTG CTCTGTCCCCCCCACATAGCTCCACTTGTGAAAACCGAGCCCCAGAGGCCAGTAAAGGAGGAAGAGCCCAAGATTCCAGGGGACCTGGACCAGGAACCGGTAAGGGCATGGGGATGGGAAGGGGATAG
- the MPIG6B gene encoding megakaryocyte and platelet inhibitory receptor G6b isoform G6b-A precursor (isoform G6b-A precursor is encoded by transcript variant 1), with protein sequence MAVFLQLLPLLLSRAQGNPGASLDGRPGDRVNLSCGGVSHPIRWVWAPSFPACKGLSKGRRPILWASSSGTPTVPPLQPFVGRLRSLDSGIRRLELLLSAGDSGTFFCKGRHEDESRTVLHVLGDRTYCKAPGPTHGSVYPQLLIPLLGAGLVLGLGALGLVWWLHRRLPPQPIRPLPRFALSPPHSSTCENRAPEASKGGRAQDSRGPGPGTEPALCGSGPSSPQQAPPAVHSGPC encoded by the exons ATGGCTGTGTTTCTGCAGCTGCTACCGCTGCTGCTCTCGAGGGCCCAAGGGAACCCTGGGG CTTCTCTGGACGGCCGCCCTGGGGACCGGGTGAATCTCTCCTGCGGAGGAGTCTCTCATCCCATCCGCTGGGTCTGGGCACCCAGCTTCCCGGCCTGCAAGGGCCTGTCCAAAGGACGCCGACCGATCCTGTGGGCCTCTTCGAGCGGGACCCCCACCGTGCCTCCCCTCCAGCCTTTCGTCGGCCGCCTACGCTCCCTGGACTCTGGTATCCGGCGGCTGGAGCTCCTCTTGAGCGCGGGGGACTCGGGCACTTTTTTCTGCAAGGGCCGCCACGAGGACGAGAGCCGTACAGTGCTTCACGTGCTGGGGGACAGGACCTATTGCAAGGCCCCCGGGCCTACCCATG GGTCCGTGTATCCCCAGCTCCTGATCCCGCTGCTGGGCGCTGGGTTGGTGCTCGGACTGGGAGCTTTGGGCCTGGTCTGGTGGCTGCACAG gcgcctgcccccgCAACCGATTCGACCACTCCCTAGATTTG CTCTGTCCCCCCCACATAGCTCCACTTGTGAAAACCGAGCCCCAGAGGCCAGTAAAGGAGGAAGAGCCCAAGATTCCAGGGGACCTGGACCAGGAACCG agCCTGCTCTATGCGGATCTGGACCATCTAGCCCTCAGCAGGCCCCGCCGGCTGTCCACAGCGGACCCTGCTGA
- the MPIG6B gene encoding megakaryocyte and platelet inhibitory receptor G6b isoform G6b-B precursor (isoform G6b-B precursor is encoded by transcript variant 2), protein MAVFLQLLPLLLSRAQGNPGASLDGRPGDRVNLSCGGVSHPIRWVWAPSFPACKGLSKGRRPILWASSSGTPTVPPLQPFVGRLRSLDSGIRRLELLLSAGDSGTFFCKGRHEDESRTVLHVLGDRTYCKAPGPTHGSVYPQLLIPLLGAGLVLGLGALGLVWWLHRRLPPQPIRPLPRFAPLVKTEPQRPVKEEEPKIPGDLDQEPSLLYADLDHLALSRPRRLSTADPADASTIYAVVV, encoded by the exons ATGGCTGTGTTTCTGCAGCTGCTACCGCTGCTGCTCTCGAGGGCCCAAGGGAACCCTGGGG CTTCTCTGGACGGCCGCCCTGGGGACCGGGTGAATCTCTCCTGCGGAGGAGTCTCTCATCCCATCCGCTGGGTCTGGGCACCCAGCTTCCCGGCCTGCAAGGGCCTGTCCAAAGGACGCCGACCGATCCTGTGGGCCTCTTCGAGCGGGACCCCCACCGTGCCTCCCCTCCAGCCTTTCGTCGGCCGCCTACGCTCCCTGGACTCTGGTATCCGGCGGCTGGAGCTCCTCTTGAGCGCGGGGGACTCGGGCACTTTTTTCTGCAAGGGCCGCCACGAGGACGAGAGCCGTACAGTGCTTCACGTGCTGGGGGACAGGACCTATTGCAAGGCCCCCGGGCCTACCCATG GGTCCGTGTATCCCCAGCTCCTGATCCCGCTGCTGGGCGCTGGGTTGGTGCTCGGACTGGGAGCTTTGGGCCTGGTCTGGTGGCTGCACAG gcgcctgcccccgCAACCGATTCGACCACTCCCTAGATTTG CTCCACTTGTGAAAACCGAGCCCCAGAGGCCAGTAAAGGAGGAAGAGCCCAAGATTCCAGGGGACCTGGACCAGGAACCG agCCTGCTCTATGCGGATCTGGACCATCTAGCCCTCAGCAGGCCCCGCCGGCTGTCCACAGCGGACCCTGCTGATGCCTCCACCATCTATGCAGTTGTAGTTTGA
- the MPIG6B gene encoding megakaryocyte and platelet inhibitory receptor G6b isoform X22, whose protein sequence is MAVFLQLLPLLLSRAQGNPGASLDGRPGDRVNLSCGGVSHPIRWVWAPSFPACKGLSKGRRPILWASSSGTPTVPPLQPFVGRLRSLDSGIRRLELLLSAGDSGTFFCKGRHEDESRTVLHVLGDRTYCKAPGPTHGACPRNRFDHSLDLVRLIPPHFLSPTCPLPTPQFLSLSPCWEQTRWSPSLHPSALSPPHSSTCENRAPEASKGGRAQDSRGPGPGTEPALCGSGPSSPQQAPPAVHSGPC, encoded by the exons ATGGCTGTGTTTCTGCAGCTGCTACCGCTGCTGCTCTCGAGGGCCCAAGGGAACCCTGGGG CTTCTCTGGACGGCCGCCCTGGGGACCGGGTGAATCTCTCCTGCGGAGGAGTCTCTCATCCCATCCGCTGGGTCTGGGCACCCAGCTTCCCGGCCTGCAAGGGCCTGTCCAAAGGACGCCGACCGATCCTGTGGGCCTCTTCGAGCGGGACCCCCACCGTGCCTCCCCTCCAGCCTTTCGTCGGCCGCCTACGCTCCCTGGACTCTGGTATCCGGCGGCTGGAGCTCCTCTTGAGCGCGGGGGACTCGGGCACTTTTTTCTGCAAGGGCCGCCACGAGGACGAGAGCCGTACAGTGCTTCACGTGCTGGGGGACAGGACCTATTGCAAGGCCCCCGGGCCTACCCATG gcgcctgcccccgCAACCGATTCGACCACTCCCTAGATTTGGTGAGACTAATTCCaccccattttctttctcctacatgcccactccccacccctcaaTTCCTGAGTCTGAGCCCTTGCTGGGAGCAGACACGTTGGTCACCTTCTCTCCATCCTTCAGCTCTGTCCCCCCCACATAGCTCCACTTGTGAAAACCGAGCCCCAGAGGCCAGTAAAGGAGGAAGAGCCCAAGATTCCAGGGGACCTGGACCAGGAACCG agCCTGCTCTATGCGGATCTGGACCATCTAGCCCTCAGCAGGCCCCGCCGGCTGTCCACAGCGGACCCTGCTGA
- the MPIG6B gene encoding megakaryocyte and platelet inhibitory receptor G6b isoform G6b-C precursor (isoform G6b-C precursor is encoded by transcript variant 3) — MAVFLQLLPLLLSRAQGNPGASLDGRPGDRVNLSCGGVSHPIRWVWAPSFPACKGLSKGRRPILWASSSGTPTVPPLQPFVGRLRSLDSGIRRLELLLSAGDSGTFFCKGRHEDESRTVLHVLGDRTYCKAPGPTHGACPRNRFDHSLDLLCPPHIAPLVKTEPQRPVKEEEPKIPGDLDQEPSLLYADLDHLALSRPRRLSTADPADASTIYAVVV, encoded by the exons ATGGCTGTGTTTCTGCAGCTGCTACCGCTGCTGCTCTCGAGGGCCCAAGGGAACCCTGGGG CTTCTCTGGACGGCCGCCCTGGGGACCGGGTGAATCTCTCCTGCGGAGGAGTCTCTCATCCCATCCGCTGGGTCTGGGCACCCAGCTTCCCGGCCTGCAAGGGCCTGTCCAAAGGACGCCGACCGATCCTGTGGGCCTCTTCGAGCGGGACCCCCACCGTGCCTCCCCTCCAGCCTTTCGTCGGCCGCCTACGCTCCCTGGACTCTGGTATCCGGCGGCTGGAGCTCCTCTTGAGCGCGGGGGACTCGGGCACTTTTTTCTGCAAGGGCCGCCACGAGGACGAGAGCCGTACAGTGCTTCACGTGCTGGGGGACAGGACCTATTGCAAGGCCCCCGGGCCTACCCATG gcgcctgcccccgCAACCGATTCGACCACTCCCTAGATTTG CTCTGTCCCCCCCACATAGCTCCACTTGTGAAAACCGAGCCCCAGAGGCCAGTAAAGGAGGAAGAGCCCAAGATTCCAGGGGACCTGGACCAGGAACCG agCCTGCTCTATGCGGATCTGGACCATCTAGCCCTCAGCAGGCCCCGCCGGCTGTCCACAGCGGACCCTGCTGATGCCTCCACCATCTATGCAGTTGTAGTTTGA
- the MPIG6B gene encoding megakaryocyte and platelet inhibitory receptor G6b isoform G6b-E precursor (isoform G6b-E precursor is encoded by transcript variant 5), with protein MAVFLQLLPLLLSRAQGNPGASLDGRPGDRVNLSCGGVSHPIRWVWAPSFPACKGLSKGRRPILWASSSGTPTVPPLQPFVGRLRSLDSGIRRLELLLSAGDSGTFFCKGRHEDESRTVLHVLGDRTYCKAPGPTHAPLVKTEPQRPVKEEEPKIPGDLDQEPSLLYADLDHLALSRPRRLSTADPADASTIYAVVV; from the exons ATGGCTGTGTTTCTGCAGCTGCTACCGCTGCTGCTCTCGAGGGCCCAAGGGAACCCTGGGG CTTCTCTGGACGGCCGCCCTGGGGACCGGGTGAATCTCTCCTGCGGAGGAGTCTCTCATCCCATCCGCTGGGTCTGGGCACCCAGCTTCCCGGCCTGCAAGGGCCTGTCCAAAGGACGCCGACCGATCCTGTGGGCCTCTTCGAGCGGGACCCCCACCGTGCCTCCCCTCCAGCCTTTCGTCGGCCGCCTACGCTCCCTGGACTCTGGTATCCGGCGGCTGGAGCTCCTCTTGAGCGCGGGGGACTCGGGCACTTTTTTCTGCAAGGGCCGCCACGAGGACGAGAGCCGTACAGTGCTTCACGTGCTGGGGGACAGGACCTATTGCAAGGCCCCCGGGCCTACCCATG CTCCACTTGTGAAAACCGAGCCCCAGAGGCCAGTAAAGGAGGAAGAGCCCAAGATTCCAGGGGACCTGGACCAGGAACCG agCCTGCTCTATGCGGATCTGGACCATCTAGCCCTCAGCAGGCCCCGCCGGCTGTCCACAGCGGACCCTGCTGATGCCTCCACCATCTATGCAGTTGTAGTTTGA
- the MPIG6B gene encoding megakaryocyte and platelet inhibitory receptor G6b isoform G6b-D precursor (isoform G6b-D precursor is encoded by transcript variant 4): MAVFLQLLPLLLSRAQGNPGASLDGRPGDRVNLSCGGVSHPIRWVWAPSFPACKGLSKGRRPILWASSSGTPTVPPLQPFVGRLRSLDSGIRRLELLLSAGDSGTFFCKGRHEDESRTVLHVLGDRTYCKAPGPTHALSPPHSSTCENRAPEASKGGRAQDSRGPGPGTEPALCGSGPSSPQQAPPAVHSGPC; this comes from the exons ATGGCTGTGTTTCTGCAGCTGCTACCGCTGCTGCTCTCGAGGGCCCAAGGGAACCCTGGGG CTTCTCTGGACGGCCGCCCTGGGGACCGGGTGAATCTCTCCTGCGGAGGAGTCTCTCATCCCATCCGCTGGGTCTGGGCACCCAGCTTCCCGGCCTGCAAGGGCCTGTCCAAAGGACGCCGACCGATCCTGTGGGCCTCTTCGAGCGGGACCCCCACCGTGCCTCCCCTCCAGCCTTTCGTCGGCCGCCTACGCTCCCTGGACTCTGGTATCCGGCGGCTGGAGCTCCTCTTGAGCGCGGGGGACTCGGGCACTTTTTTCTGCAAGGGCCGCCACGAGGACGAGAGCCGTACAGTGCTTCACGTGCTGGGGGACAGGACCTATTGCAAGGCCCCCGGGCCTACCCATG CTCTGTCCCCCCCACATAGCTCCACTTGTGAAAACCGAGCCCCAGAGGCCAGTAAAGGAGGAAGAGCCCAAGATTCCAGGGGACCTGGACCAGGAACCG agCCTGCTCTATGCGGATCTGGACCATCTAGCCCTCAGCAGGCCCCGCCGGCTGTCCACAGCGGACCCTGCTGA